The following are encoded together in the Candidatus Kapaibacterium sp. genome:
- a CDS encoding HAMP domain-containing histidine kinase yields the protein QQALDLSKSSYDTAVSIGSLNFMSNGAELLSIIYDSLGNYKEALKYNRLSKQFSDSLNLNLYNENVSKLRTQLEFDRQEARIQLLSAENKQKESKFNSLLISIVLIALLAILLWNRYHSISKLANLVKKKNEELEQKNEILEQNSVKLKQLNETKDKFFSIIAHDIRNPLSIIIGISSMVKDKQIEFEADEYDELNSEILNSAVNLNDLLQNLLLWSLAQRDLISFNPEKIYLKGLVDNIIRLFKLNASHKQIKMNIQITKEMTIFADLNMLSTILRNLISNAIKYSQLNSEIKINAYETQDTATIEIIDNGIGMTVEQVNSILSKEKSYSVPGTLNETGTGLGLILVFELLSYHAGKLEIESKVNEGTAFMLKFPKKVEKLIS from the coding sequence CCAACAAGCATTAGATTTAAGTAAATCATCTTATGATACTGCTGTTAGCATCGGTTCGCTCAATTTTATGTCAAACGGAGCGGAGTTGTTGTCAATAATTTACGATTCACTCGGCAATTACAAAGAGGCACTGAAATATAACAGATTATCCAAGCAATTTTCAGATTCATTGAATTTGAACCTTTATAACGAAAACGTCTCCAAATTAAGAACACAATTGGAATTCGACCGCCAAGAAGCTCGTATTCAGCTTTTGAGTGCCGAAAACAAACAAAAAGAATCGAAATTCAATTCGTTGTTGATAAGCATCGTGCTGATTGCTTTATTAGCGATACTTTTATGGAATAGATATCATTCTATTTCAAAATTAGCAAATTTGGTCAAAAAGAAGAATGAAGAATTGGAGCAGAAAAATGAAATTCTTGAACAAAATTCTGTTAAGTTGAAACAACTCAATGAAACAAAAGATAAATTTTTCTCAATAATTGCTCACGATATCAGGAATCCACTGAGTATAATAATCGGAATCTCAAGTATGGTCAAAGATAAGCAAATCGAATTTGAGGCTGATGAGTACGACGAGTTGAATTCGGAAATACTCAATTCAGCAGTAAATTTGAATGATTTGCTCCAAAATCTCTTGCTTTGGTCGCTTGCTCAACGAGATTTGATTTCTTTCAATCCCGAAAAAATCTATCTCAAAGGTTTAGTTGATAACATCATACGCTTATTCAAACTCAATGCAAGTCATAAGCAAATCAAAATGAATATACAGATAACAAAAGAAATGACAATCTTTGCCGATTTGAATATGCTTTCTACAATATTGAGAAATTTAATTAGTAATGCTATCAAATACTCGCAACTCAATTCCGAAATCAAAATTAACGCTTATGAAACTCAAGATACTGCTACTATTGAAATCATTGATAATGGCATAGGAATGACCGTAGAGCAAGTAAATTCAATTTTGAGTAAGGAAAAAAGTTATTCTGTGCCGGGCACTCTTAACGAAACCGGTACAGGATTAGGATTGATTCTTGTATTTGAATTATTATCCTATCATGCCGGAAAACTCGAAATCGAATCCAAAGTCAACGAAGGCACCGCTTTTATGCTTAAGTTCCCCAAAAAGGTAGAAAAATTGATTTCTTGA